The region CTAGGAATGGCTCTAGGAACTGTGCTTATTTATTGTATTCTATGGTTTATTCCAGGATTGCAGCTGTTCTTGAGTATTAGTGTATTTTGCTTCGTTTATATGAAGCTAGCCAGTATTGGCTTTGAGAAAATCCAGAAATCTGGATTTATTAAGGATAGATATGAGGCAGAATTAGGAGCCTAATAGGAACCTTACTAGGTGTATGTTTTAGTTAGAAGAAACAATAAAAGAAAGGGAGAGAAGAGCTATGAAGGTGGATCTAACAGGTAAAAAAGCCTTGGTAACAGGAGGCGGAACTGGTATTGGAAGAGGGATTGCTATCGGTCTAGCAGAAGCAGGTGCTGATGTCGTTGTGCATTATGGGAGCAATGTGAGTGGTGCTGAAGAAACGGTAGCAGAAATTCAGAAGCTTGGGCGTCAAGCGAGAGCTGTCCAAGGTAATGTGAAACATAAAAAGGAAATTACTAGCTTAATGCAAGAGGTAGAGCAATTTGCTCAAGGAAAGCTGGATATCCTAGTGAACAATGCAGGGCATCTCGTACAGCGTTCATCTGTTGAAGAGATGAGTGAGGAGCTGTGGCATAGCATTATGGACGTAAATGTAACAAGTACATTTCTTGTTTCTCAGCAAGCGATTCGTTTAATGAAGTCTCATGGTGGAACAATTGTCAATATGTCTTCAGTTGCCGCACACAACGGTGGTGGGCCCGGTGCAGCTGCATATGCTGCATCTAAAGGGGCTGTATTAACTTTTTCAAAAGGGCTAGCCAAGGAGCTAGCTCCGTACAATATAAGGGTCAATACCGTTTCGCCTGGATTTATAGGTGAAACTCCATTCCATGACACGTTCACCACGGAGGAAGGTAGGCGAAATACGGTTAAAGGAATTCC is a window of Bacillus horti DNA encoding:
- a CDS encoding glucose 1-dehydrogenase; protein product: MKVDLTGKKALVTGGGTGIGRGIAIGLAEAGADVVVHYGSNVSGAEETVAEIQKLGRQARAVQGNVKHKKEITSLMQEVEQFAQGKLDILVNNAGHLVQRSSVEEMSEELWHSIMDVNVTSTFLVSQQAIRLMKSHGGTIVNMSSVAAHNGGGPGAAAYAASKGAVLTFSKGLAKELAPYNIRVNTVSPGFIGETPFHDTFTTEEGRRNTVKGIPLGREGRPKDVLGAVLYLVSELGEYITGETIEINGGLFMR